In bacterium, a single window of DNA contains:
- the ileS gene encoding isoleucine--tRNA ligase, producing MDEKELKKTLNLPQTKFPMKANLSQREPETMKLWDSLDLYANLRRSKKGKPRFLLHDGPPYANGKIHLGHVVNKVLKDLMVKSKSMMGYDSPYVPGWDCHGLPIELQVEKHTSAKKKDMDPVNFRRECRKYAEKYLDIQRDQFKRLGIFGDWENPYMTMAPSYQATIARIYGEFYRSGHVYRGFKPVHWCWSCETALADTEVEYQDHRSPSIYVKFPVEADWSSLDPALKGKKIFVLIWTTTPWTLPANLAIAFHPDFDYVAYELPDGETYIFAEKLLANLTQIARLPEGRIIAKISGGRFEGRKARHPFLDRDSILIVADHVTMDQGTGTVHTAPGHGADDYYSGVKYGLEILNPVDDKGRFYPDVKFFGGQFVFDANPKIVQHLKENGMLLYSEKYDHSYPHCPRCHNPILFRATEQWFVSMKGLKDKALEEIKKVKWEPAWGEERMYNMIDTRPDWTISRQRVWGVPITAFYCGECKELLQDPRIFDFVADIYEKEGADAWYIRDAKDLLPPDVECQNCGHTTFQKGFDILDVWFDSGCSHEAVMSVRKDLWWPSDVYLEGNDQYRGWFNSSLMTAIKTRGRSPYQICVTHGMVVDAKGHKMSKSLGNYIDPEEIVKKSGSEILRAWVSMVDYHEEISIGHETLERVAEAYRKIRNTFRYLLSNLYDFQPDYQEVEEQNLEPLDRWALQCLSELTEKVLKAYERFEYHIVYHSLYRFCVVDMSAFYLDINKDRLYVSLASSTKRRAAQTTMFKILNQLVRLTAPILSFTSEEVWQEMPAFKDKAKTVHLTEFETTVRDWLTEEEKKEWEKLAEYRDAVLKLLEEARQRKEIGSSLEAEVICQFAEEEKPIVEKYENFLAELFIVSRVRVNFGTETRFEVRRSEGEKCQRCWQIKMDVGANPAYPNVCGRCAEVLDQLQVGHA from the coding sequence ATGGACGAAAAAGAACTCAAAAAGACGCTAAATTTGCCTCAAACGAAGTTCCCCATGAAGGCAAACTTAAGTCAGCGCGAACCGGAGACCATGAAACTCTGGGACTCTCTCGATTTGTATGCAAATTTGAGACGCTCGAAAAAAGGCAAGCCACGGTTCTTACTTCATGACGGCCCTCCGTACGCGAACGGGAAAATCCATCTCGGTCATGTCGTCAACAAAGTTCTGAAGGACCTCATGGTTAAATCCAAATCGATGATGGGATACGATTCGCCTTATGTACCCGGGTGGGATTGTCACGGATTGCCGATTGAGTTGCAGGTGGAAAAGCATACAAGCGCGAAGAAGAAGGATATGGATCCGGTAAATTTCCGCAGAGAATGCAGAAAGTACGCGGAAAAATACCTCGACATCCAGAGGGACCAGTTCAAGCGACTTGGCATTTTTGGCGACTGGGAGAATCCCTACATGACGATGGCGCCCTCGTATCAGGCAACCATTGCAAGAATTTACGGTGAATTTTACCGCAGCGGCCATGTCTATAGAGGATTCAAACCTGTGCACTGGTGCTGGTCCTGCGAAACCGCACTGGCCGATACGGAAGTCGAATATCAGGACCACCGGTCCCCTTCCATATATGTAAAGTTTCCTGTAGAAGCGGATTGGAGCTCCTTGGATCCTGCGCTAAAAGGCAAGAAAATCTTTGTTCTGATCTGGACCACAACCCCCTGGACGCTGCCGGCCAATCTCGCCATCGCGTTCCATCCGGATTTTGATTATGTTGCTTACGAGTTACCGGATGGTGAAACGTACATTTTTGCCGAAAAGTTGCTTGCAAATCTGACGCAGATAGCTCGTTTGCCCGAAGGACGAATCATCGCGAAAATTTCGGGAGGTCGTTTCGAAGGCCGCAAAGCCCGGCATCCTTTTCTGGATCGCGACTCGATTCTCATTGTTGCCGATCACGTGACTATGGATCAGGGCACAGGAACGGTGCATACCGCTCCCGGTCATGGCGCGGATGATTACTATAGCGGCGTCAAATATGGACTCGAAATCCTGAATCCTGTAGATGACAAGGGACGGTTTTATCCGGATGTAAAATTTTTTGGCGGTCAATTCGTCTTCGACGCTAACCCGAAAATTGTGCAGCATTTGAAAGAGAACGGAATGCTGCTCTATTCGGAAAAATATGATCACAGCTATCCGCATTGCCCGCGTTGTCATAATCCGATTCTCTTTCGCGCGACAGAACAGTGGTTCGTCTCGATGAAAGGGTTAAAAGACAAAGCTCTGGAAGAGATCAAGAAAGTAAAGTGGGAACCGGCGTGGGGTGAAGAACGGATGTACAACATGATCGATACACGTCCCGATTGGACAATCTCCAGACAGCGAGTTTGGGGTGTACCGATTACCGCCTTTTATTGCGGCGAATGCAAAGAGCTCTTACAGGATCCGCGAATCTTCGATTTTGTCGCGGATATCTATGAGAAGGAGGGAGCAGACGCATGGTATATCCGCGATGCGAAGGATCTGCTTCCTCCCGATGTAGAATGCCAGAACTGCGGTCACACAACTTTCCAAAAAGGTTTTGACATTCTGGATGTCTGGTTTGATTCAGGATGCAGTCATGAGGCGGTGATGTCCGTGAGAAAGGATCTCTGGTGGCCGTCGGATGTCTATCTGGAAGGAAACGATCAATATCGTGGCTGGTTTAACAGCTCGTTGATGACTGCGATCAAGACTCGAGGCCGGTCGCCCTACCAGATCTGCGTTACTCACGGCATGGTGGTTGACGCGAAAGGGCACAAGATGTCGAAGAGTCTTGGAAACTACATCGATCCAGAAGAAATCGTCAAGAAGAGCGGATCGGAAATTCTGCGCGCGTGGGTTTCCATGGTGGATTACCATGAAGAAATCAGCATCGGGCACGAAACGCTGGAACGGGTAGCGGAAGCTTATCGCAAGATTCGAAACACATTCCGTTATCTGCTCTCCAATCTTTACGACTTTCAGCCGGACTATCAGGAAGTTGAGGAACAGAATTTGGAGCCGCTGGATCGCTGGGCTTTGCAATGTTTGTCCGAGTTAACAGAAAAAGTGTTGAAAGCTTATGAGCGTTTTGAATATCACATTGTTTATCACTCACTTTACAGATTCTGTGTGGTGGACATGAGCGCTTTTTATCTGGATATCAACAAAGACCGTTTGTATGTTTCGCTTGCGTCCAGCACCAAGCGCCGGGCCGCGCAAACAACGATGTTTAAAATCCTGAACCAGCTCGTTCGGTTGACCGCGCCGATCCTCTCTTTCACTAGCGAAGAAGTCTGGCAGGAGATGCCCGCTTTTAAAGATAAGGCTAAAACGGTCCATCTTACCGAATTCGAAACCACAGTAAGGGACTGGCTTACTGAAGAAGAAAAAAAAGAATGGGAAAAACTGGCCGAATACCGCGATGCTGTCTTAAAATTACTGGAAGAGGCCAGACAAAGGAAAGAAATCGGATCTTCACTGGAAGCGGAGGTGATCTGTCAATTCGCAGAAGAGGAAAAACCGATTGTGGAAAAATACGAAAATTTTCTAGCGGAGCTCTTTATCGTTTCGCGCGTACGCGTAAATTTCGGTACAGAAACGCGTTTTGAAGTGCGGAGGAGTGAAGGAGAAAAGTGCCAGAGATGCTGGCAAATTAAAATGGATGTCGGCGCCAATCCCGCTTATCCGAATGTTTGTGGTCGATGCGCTGAAGTTCTCGACCAATTACAGGTAGGCCACGCATGA
- the lspA gene encoding signal peptidase II → MSSWRDRVNYLLASIIVFLLDQTTKKIVTQGMMQHESITVIPDFLNITYIHNRGAVFGLGSSVTSPYLSWGLSILSVVSLAVILVYFLRLNVRNPRMFFGLALVLGGALGNLYDRLLYGYVIDFIDLHWFEHHWPFFNIADMSICIGVGLLLISMSTKAEESPAPNIIEPGS, encoded by the coding sequence ATGAGTTCCTGGAGAGATCGAGTCAATTACCTGCTTGCATCTATCATTGTGTTCTTGCTGGATCAAACGACGAAGAAGATCGTGACTCAGGGAATGATGCAACATGAGTCCATCACCGTGATTCCCGATTTTCTGAACATCACGTACATCCACAACAGAGGCGCTGTTTTTGGATTGGGTTCCTCTGTTACAAGTCCTTACCTTTCGTGGGGACTCTCCATTCTTTCCGTCGTATCGCTGGCTGTAATTCTGGTGTACTTCCTGCGTTTGAATGTCAGGAATCCCAGGATGTTCTTCGGTCTGGCCCTGGTTCTGGGAGGCGCTCTTGGAAATCTTTACGACCGTTTACTTTATGGATATGTAATCGATTTCATCGATTTGCACTGGTTTGAACACCACTGGCCATTCTTCAATATCGCAGACATGTCCATCTGTATAGGCGTCGGCCTCCTGCTGATTTCAATGTCCACGAAGGCCGAGGAAAGCCCGGCACCCAACATAATCGAGCCGGGCTCGTAA
- a CDS encoding YtxH domain-containing protein: MSNRIEKYWYVVLGSMIGAGVALLFAPQTGEKTRRQIAKYSKKAGSRAQLFVGDIAESLDCVVRDALEYGGTGLEKGKKLTDRARNEILEVLDAGKKYLEDEKHKLDKILK; this comes from the coding sequence ATGAGCAATCGAATTGAAAAATACTGGTATGTTGTTCTCGGCAGCATGATAGGCGCCGGCGTTGCATTACTATTTGCTCCTCAAACGGGAGAAAAAACACGTCGACAGATTGCAAAATATAGCAAGAAAGCCGGCAGCCGCGCCCAGTTATTTGTGGGCGATATCGCCGAATCGTTGGATTGCGTTGTTCGCGATGCTCTGGAGTACGGCGGGACAGGCCTGGAAAAAGGAAAGAAGCTCACCGACCGGGCGCGAAATGAAATCCTCGAAGTGTTAGATGCCGGAAAGAAGTATCTGGAAGACGAGAAGCACAAGCTGGATAAAATTCTGAAATAG
- a CDS encoding citrate synthase, translated as MSEKNSLTIIDNRTGKSYEVPIQNGAIKAIDLRQIKASDDDSGLMTYDPGFLNTASCQSRITYIDGDKGILNYRGYPIEQLAEKSTFLETAYLVLFGELPNKEQLQEWKYHITHHTIVHRNIEKFIDGFHYDAHPMGMLVSTVAAMSTFYPDAQNIMDPESQKLQIYRLIAKMPTLAAFAYRHSIGMPFAYPDNDLEYTGNFLNMLFKKTELKYKPDPVLERALDVLFILHADHEQNCSTNAMRSIGSSHVDAYSATAGAAAALYGPLHGGANEMVLRQLAEIGTKERIPDIIKRVRAGEVRLMGFGHRVYKNYDPRARIIKNLAYEVFDVTGKNPMIDIALELERIALEEEYFIKKKLYPNVDFYSGLIYQAMGFPITIFPVLFAIARTSGWVAQWMEMLSDPDQKIARPRQIYLGHGHRDYIPLEKR; from the coding sequence ATGAGCGAGAAGAATTCCTTAACCATCATTGACAATCGAACAGGCAAGAGTTACGAAGTTCCCATTCAAAATGGAGCAATCAAGGCCATTGATTTGCGACAGATAAAGGCGAGTGACGACGATTCCGGTTTGATGACCTATGATCCCGGTTTCCTCAACACTGCCTCCTGCCAGAGCCGGATCACGTACATTGATGGAGACAAAGGAATCCTTAACTATCGTGGATATCCGATTGAACAACTCGCTGAAAAAAGCACATTTCTCGAAACCGCTTACCTGGTCCTTTTTGGCGAACTCCCCAACAAAGAACAGCTGCAGGAATGGAAGTACCACATCACGCACCACACAATCGTTCACAGAAACATTGAAAAGTTTATTGATGGATTTCACTATGACGCTCATCCGATGGGAATGCTGGTCAGCACGGTTGCAGCAATGAGCACTTTTTATCCTGATGCCCAGAACATCATGGATCCTGAATCGCAAAAACTTCAAATCTATCGTCTGATTGCGAAGATGCCGACTCTTGCTGCTTTCGCGTACCGTCACAGCATCGGAATGCCCTTTGCGTATCCTGACAACGATCTGGAATATACCGGGAATTTCCTGAACATGCTGTTTAAGAAAACGGAATTGAAATACAAACCGGATCCAGTGCTGGAACGCGCCCTCGATGTGTTGTTCATCCTGCATGCGGATCATGAACAGAATTGCAGCACAAATGCAATGCGCAGCATCGGTTCTTCTCATGTCGATGCCTACTCGGCAACCGCAGGCGCGGCGGCTGCGCTCTACGGGCCTCTTCACGGTGGCGCGAACGAGATGGTGCTGCGGCAACTGGCGGAAATCGGCACCAAAGAACGCATTCCCGACATCATCAAACGCGTTCGTGCCGGCGAGGTCCGTCTCATGGGATTCGGGCACCGCGTGTACAAGAACTATGATCCGCGCGCGCGAATCATTAAAAATCTTGCGTATGAGGTTTTTGACGTAACGGGAAAGAACCCAATGATTGATATCGCTCTGGAACTGGAAAGAATCGCGTTGGAAGAAGAGTATTTTATTAAGAAAAAACTTTACCCGAATGTTGATTTTTATTCAGGTTTAATCTATCAAGCCATGGGATTTCCGATTACGATCTTCCCTGTTCTTTTCGCAATTGCCAGAACGTCCGGATGGGTCGCTCAATGGATGGAAATGCTTTCTGATCCTGACCAGAAAATCGCGCGGCCCCGCCAGATCTATCTTGGTCATGGCCACCGCGACTATATCCCCCTCGAAAAAAGATAA
- a CDS encoding HU family DNA-binding protein — protein sequence MNKTDLVNAVAKGAKLSKKQAASALDAAINAISDSMRKGQKVALIGFGTFSTAMRKARTGINPQTRKAIKIAAKRIPKFKPGKELKKIVSKLK from the coding sequence TTGAACAAGACAGATCTAGTGAATGCGGTTGCAAAGGGCGCTAAGCTGAGCAAGAAGCAGGCTGCGAGCGCGCTGGATGCAGCCATTAACGCTATCAGTGACTCCATGCGTAAAGGCCAGAAAGTCGCTTTAATCGGGTTTGGCACATTTTCTACTGCAATGCGAAAGGCTCGTACGGGGATCAATCCCCAAACCAGAAAAGCAATTAAAATTGCTGCCAAACGCATTCCAAAATTCAAACCCGGAAAAGAACTTAAGAAAATTGTTTCTAAATTGAAGTAG
- a CDS encoding DUF1573 domain-containing protein, which yields MQIRFSVIFLFIALVGISIAETQGAPRAVFGEKTYTFGQVKQGEIVVHKFQVKNEGTAPLILDKVEFNLPGLTSRFKPEIPPGAEGSIQIELNTTYFTGEMDMEAELHSNDPVQPKFTFTLSGVIEPVIEVSPLPGAYISLYADENKDQTLRVINHEEQPLKITNVELHGTHFKANLKEVQTGKIFELTITVPAGTAPGRYEESLLLHTNHPKFSAVPVGVNLFVMRDLFANPESVDFTGIDLSLLNTNPDLIENLYETVRLRKREGDFEIKSIQTDVPFLKITQSPASGRSSMFELNIAVVKEKLAAGKISGSVRVATDDKKFPEIVIPVEAEIK from the coding sequence ATGCAAATTCGATTCAGCGTTATTTTTCTGTTCATTGCTCTGGTTGGCATTTCCATTGCTGAAACTCAAGGAGCGCCTCGTGCTGTGTTTGGCGAGAAAACATACACTTTTGGGCAGGTCAAACAGGGTGAAATCGTTGTCCATAAATTTCAGGTAAAGAATGAAGGGACTGCTCCTTTGATTCTCGACAAAGTTGAATTTAATCTTCCCGGTCTCACATCCAGGTTCAAACCCGAGATCCCTCCGGGCGCAGAGGGATCCATCCAAATCGAGCTGAACACGACTTACTTTACTGGAGAGATGGACATGGAAGCAGAACTGCATTCGAACGATCCTGTTCAACCGAAATTCACGTTCACGCTTAGCGGTGTCATCGAACCTGTAATTGAAGTAAGCCCCCTTCCTGGAGCGTACATTAGCTTGTATGCAGATGAAAACAAGGACCAAACACTACGTGTAATCAATCATGAAGAACAACCGCTGAAGATTACAAACGTGGAACTCCACGGCACACATTTTAAGGCCAACCTGAAAGAAGTCCAGACTGGTAAAATCTTTGAACTCACCATTACAGTTCCAGCCGGTACGGCTCCCGGACGTTACGAAGAATCACTATTGTTGCACACGAATCACCCCAAGTTTTCGGCTGTTCCAGTTGGCGTGAACCTGTTTGTCATGCGTGATCTTTTTGCGAACCCGGAAAGCGTAGATTTTACTGGAATTGATCTGTCGCTCCTGAATACAAATCCGGACCTGATCGAGAATTTATATGAGACTGTCAGGTTGAGAAAACGTGAGGGGGACTTTGAAATCAAGAGCATTCAAACAGACGTCCCGTTTTTGAAGATTACGCAGTCTCCTGCATCCGGCCGAAGTTCCATGTTTGAACTCAATATTGCTGTCGTGAAGGAAAAATTGGCTGCAGGAAAAATTTCGGGAAGTGTCCGGGTCGCGACCGATGACAAGAAATTCCCGGAAATTGTGATTCCAGTCGAAGCAGAAATCAAATAG
- a CDS encoding thioredoxin family protein, producing MISFSIYYKLIGFEGATMFDPQDEIEIKKRLSEMAHDVRVILFTQTLNCETCPDTERLLKAVAALSDRIKLEVLNPLIDRAQAEQYNVSRVPAIIIEGDRDYGIRYFGIPGGYEFASLLEGLVAAGKRQSGLSDSSKELIGKLTEPLNLKVFVTPG from the coding sequence ATGATCAGTTTCTCGATCTATTATAAGTTGATTGGCTTTGAAGGAGCGACGATGTTTGACCCGCAAGACGAAATTGAAATCAAGAAACGTTTGTCGGAGATGGCTCACGATGTTCGCGTTATCCTCTTTACGCAAACCTTAAACTGCGAGACCTGTCCCGATACAGAACGGCTGCTCAAGGCCGTCGCAGCGCTGTCCGACCGAATCAAGCTGGAAGTTCTGAATCCATTGATCGATCGCGCTCAAGCGGAGCAATACAATGTCAGTCGAGTGCCCGCAATCATTATTGAGGGGGATCGCGATTATGGAATCCGGTATTTTGGAATTCCAGGCGGTTATGAATTTGCAAGTTTGCTGGAGGGTCTTGTTGCCGCAGGGAAACGGCAATCAGGACTCAGCGATTCTTCTAAAGAGTTGATTGGAAAACTTACGGAGCCTTTGAATCTGAAAGTCTTTGTTACACCTGGGTGA
- a CDS encoding thioredoxin family protein gives MAMESDKITAEAIEATEFPDLAQRYRVMAVPRTVINDQAVIEGAMPESMFVRRIIESVLPPQEGAL, from the coding sequence ATGGCAATGGAAAGCGATAAGATTACGGCGGAAGCGATCGAGGCGACAGAATTTCCGGATCTGGCGCAGCGTTATCGCGTGATGGCCGTGCCGCGAACCGTCATCAACGATCAGGCTGTCATTGAAGGCGCAATGCCGGAGTCCATGTTCGTACGCCGCATCATCGAATCAGTCTTACCACCACAAGAAGGAGCTCTTTAA